The genomic window CCATGTCCACGgccacgtcctcgtcgtcgatcgcccCGGTCGTGTCCACGGCGAtccccgcgtcgaacgcgcggacgaccgACACGGGGCAGATGTGGAGGACGCACGCCAGGATCGGGATccagacggcggcggctggccctcgccggcggtggctcgcggcggcacccCGCATCGTGCTCCCTCGCCCTTCCGCGCTCTTCCTAGatggctcggcgcggcgagatcTGACTGACGAGTACGCACGGCAGTCTCGGAGTTGTTTGGAACTCACACCGACGAGGCGCATATGCTGTCCGCCTCCACCTTCGAGAAGTTCAGGTTCACGGGGGGGCGGGCAGttgccgcggcgtccgtgtCGCGGAAGCGCGAGGGGTCGCCCCTCACGCCGCCTCAAcccccgagggcgagggccaagcccgacgacgaggtctCGGATGATCCGTCGGTGCGCCAACACCCGTacatcgcccccgcgccggcgaggtggCGCGAGAGGTACGCACCGGCGTGCGAGgcgtgcgaggcggcgcgcgtgccgTGCGTGCATCACCCCGAGGTTCCCCTGAAGCTCCTGATCATCGGGCACAACCCCTCGGAGCACAGCTGGGGATCCGGCTGGTCATATTCTAATCCGAGCAACAACTTCTGGAAGCTCCTCGCGAAGGGGCGCATCGTGCCGGAGGATTGGACCAAGGAGGACTGCCCGAGGCTCCCCGGGGACCTCGGCATCGGATTCACGGACGCCGGAACCGTCCCTGGTAACGACGCCGGGGCCTATAACAGGGCGACGATGAAGAAGTGGCGTTCAGACCTCTATGCGAGGCTGCGAGGTCACGTCGCGAGATGCGCCGACGCAtccggcgacgaagacgctCGGGTAGGTCATCGCTCGTCGATGAGCATCGCGTCGAGGCACGGCCCCGATGTGGTCGCGTTCTCCGGTAAGCGGCAGTACGCGCAGCTCTTCGACGCGGTCCCGTCcagggtggacgcgggcCGGCAGCCCCCCGAGTCCCTCCCGCCCGGATGGCCGCTGTGCCCGGAACGGACGGAGGTTTGGGTGATGCCGAGCAGcagcgggcgggcggcgatgacgagggaggcgagggaggggcCGTGGGTCGAGCTGGGCacgaggctcgcgacgatCCCTTGGCCGCGAGCGGAGTATCGTGGTGCAGAGCTGAGCGACTAGCAGACCAGAAGGCGGTGTACAGTGTGATAATATTCATGACAACGGTTGGCCTAAtaactcggcggcggttgtCGGCTCGTCAACCGACAGACCAGATCCGCGCAGTGGCTCCATCCGTGAAGTGCACAGCCCCCGGTACGCGTGACCCTTATTACGGTAATACGAGGTGTCACTTAACGACGAGGTGCTTGGCGGTGCTTGGCGAGCCTCGGGTCGTTGGCCGACATCTCAGCCGCGAGCCGGTAGAGCTGCTTGTCGAGGTCGTTGCTCCGCTCAAACTTGGTCCTGAGCGCCCTcatgcgcgcgtcgtccacccccTCCTTCTCGTAGTCGATCGCGTGCACGCGCGCCAGCGGCTGCGACAGCAGCGACACCACGGCGGACGAGActttcgccgcctcctccctatcgtcctcgtcctccgtcgcggacgcctcATCAGAGCCCTCGCCTTTGTTCGCCTTCGCCCCAAACAGGAAGTCCACGAAGGCGTCCTTCTGCGCCTCCAGGTCCGCGATGGTcgccacgacgtcgaagtCGTCCCGCAGCGTccgcatcgcggcgcgcagcgcgccctcagcctcgacgcgagcCCTGTGATCGCCGTACAAGTCTCGGggagcgacgccgtcccTGGCTCGCTCCGAGTTGAGCAATAAGAACCGCGtctgctcgtcgccgaggtagtcgatgcccgcgtcgccgccgccgcgcatgCGCCTgaagacgtcgtcgctcacgtcTCTATCGATCGGGTCCCGCAGGGTGGTGCTGGTCATCACCTCGCagttggccgcggcggcgcgagcgcgaaggtCGGCGAGCTTTCGTTCCATCTCGACCATGCCGGGCCGCCCCCAGTGCTCCACGACGAGGTGGTTCCCGGGCTTgagggcgcgcgggaggacgtATCGATCCCAgtggtcgtccgcggtggcggagttCCAGGTGTAAATCTCGCCCATCTCGGGCGTGATGTACTTGGTGGACTCGTAAcggatgacgtcgacgcctcgCATCTCGCCAAAGTACCGCACGATGGACCCGCCCCCCGTCTTGGGCACGTGGTAGTAGAAGATGATGCGGCAGCTGTCGTTCGAGTCGCCTTCCGCGTGGGAGTCGGCACGCGTCGCGACTGTCCTCGCGGTATCGTgcacggcgcgggctcgctcggcgcggcgcgcgtccacgcgcgccagcCGAGCGGTCGCCCTCCGCTCGTCGATCCTCGCCTCGGCACGCTCGCGCCCAAGGAGCCCCGGGgttcccgcgggcgcgtcgccgagcccgaggagcgccgcggtcgcgggaTGGTGGTGGTTGAGCCCGtggtacgccgcggcgatgagtcccatcgcggcgatcgcgcacatcgtcacgcgcgcgcacgcggtcgagcccgcgggagtcgcgcggcgatgcggcccccccgcgccctcctccagcgctcggggcgacgacgggtcgagcggcgcgccggacccGTCCACGCGTCCGATGAGCGGCCGGCGCTCGTCCTGACGGTCCGAAGCCATGGCGGTGTTCAATCGATACCCGCGCAGAGCGGTGGATGCGACGCTCGCACGCCGCAGTCCGCAGCTCTCGGCGCGGCCTCGATTGGTCTCGGCGGTtacgtccgcgcgcggcgggaagaAGCGGGAAAGACGGCATGATTTCTCCAACCCCAAATGGACGAGCATCGAACCGTCAGTTCCATGATGAGCCTATTTGCCCCCTCCTCCCTTTCTTAGTTGCGGCCGGACATCCCTCCTTTCTCAAAAACGAGGGTCTGTTTCTCTCGTGTCAACCGACCGGGATCTCTTATCCACAAAAACGAGTGACGTGTTTGCGACCTCCGTTTTTCGCTTTTCACCCCGGAGGCGGTGCGTGCTGGCGTCATTCGTTGCGTCGGATAGACAACACACACACAGAAAAATGGCCGCCATGACCTCCACCATGATGACCCTTCGCGTCTCCGCGAAGGCGCCCGTCAAGGCTTCCAACAAGGTGCGCCTCAAGacccggtcgcgcgcgccaatcGCCGTGTGGCGTCGAGTCCACCGGCTTTTTGCGCCCTCGCCTTTCGGCGGCGAGTTGAGACGACGCGAATGGGCCGCGAGAGGGGCGATGCGACCGGTCGCGACGGGTTCTGACGGTCGGGAACGATCGTTGATGACTCTCATGATCCACAGTCCTTCGCTTCGCGGTCctttcgcctcctccgaacctcgccgcgcgcgcatccgaCGAGCACATCCCGAGCCCACGTCGCTGACCACCAAATTTTCCCGATAACGCAGGTTGCCTTCGGTGCTCCCTCCAAGGCCATGAAGGCGTCCTTCGTGCGCCCCAAGGCCGTCCGCAGGGGTGTCGTCGCCATGTCCGCGACCACCGATGAGATCATCGAGAAGATGAAGACCCTCACCGTGAGTACACAGACCCTTTATCGTCCCAACGTCGGGGTTCCATCAGGATAAAAAGGAACGGGGAGCTTTCCGGGTTTTAGGTTTTAGGCGGCCGAttccgcgcgacgcgaccgcgtctTGTGGGTCGTCGCGACCTTTCCGGAGCCGGTGGCTCGGTCGGAACACGCGCGAGAGGACGTGTGCATGATGGGCGactcccgtcgcgccgtgTTCTAACCGTGCATTCGCCGAACCGCGGCCGGTTCCGGACCGGACCTCCGACCCTCTTTGGCTCCTGCCTGGAAAAAACCCTGAAACCCTCAACCCTGAAAATCGTTTCGAGTCGGCGCTGACCCTCCTTCCCCTGTTCCTTTCCATCCACAGCTCCTCGAGGCCTCCGAGCTCGTCAAGCAGATCGAGGAGAccttcggcgtcgacgcctccgcccccgcgggcggcatgGTCATGGCCgccggccccgccgcggctgctgaggaggctgcggagaagACCGAGTTTGACCTCGTCAtcaccgacgtcgacgcctccaAGCGCATCGCGATCATCAAGGTTGTCCGCGGTCTCACCTCCCTCGGCCTCAAGGAGGCGAAGGATGCCGTCACCAACCTCCCCTTCACCATCCTCGAGGGCAAGACCAagggcgaggtcgaggaggccatgaaggagctcgaggctggCGGTGCTAAGTGCGAGATGAAGTAAATGCGTGAGCGACTCGTGAGCATCGGGActtccgcgtccgccggcgcgcgggcgttggGATCGCCGGGGCCATCGTCGTTTGCCAATAGAGACGATAGTTTCATTGCATTGCTTCCAGCGCGTGGGGACTCCGAAGAGGGACTTGTAATTACTATCCTTCACGAGTATTCTTTAAGGCCGGCGAGTCGCTCactcgtcgtcttcgagcAAGTCGGCGAGCTCTTGGCGTaactcctcgagcgcgtcgtttATGCCCGTCACCGCGTTTTCcagctcccgcgtcgcctccgcgcacGCCCCGTCGTACTCTTCCTCCGTGGGTTCCGGCgcgtgctcggcgtcgttTCGTTCGCCGCACCCGCATCGGAACCCCCCAAAAGCCGCGTGCTCCGGGACGTCGCACCGGGCGCGAAAGTTGCCATTCGCCCACCCGGGGTTGAGCCGCCCGAGACCGCCGGTTGAGCCCGCGTTGGAGCTCGAGTTTTCCTCCCTGATGGCGGCCTCGTTCGcgtgcgccgacgccgccatcgccgcggcggccgcctccgcctcctccgcctcctccgtcgtgCGCTGCCAGCTCCACCTCCGCTCGGAGTGCGACTTTTTCAGCACCTGCAGCGTGCACGTCATGCGCAGCTTGGCCTTCTCGCCGAGCTGGACCACCCTGATGCACGCGGCCGGGGActcgagggacgccgcgttgagtgcctcctccaccgcgagcgcctccagaGACAGCGCGGCCATCTCCCGCGTGATCTCTCCGCAGAGCCTGCCGtagtcgcccgcgcccatggCGCCGGAGAGGTGGCTGTCGAAGCCTTCGTGAAAGCGGTTGTAtgacgccgcgcgtcgctcctgGACGGAGAAGAACCGTCGGATCAAACCCGCGGGGGTCTTTTCCTCGAGCGAAGGGAGCGGCGGCCGGGCCCTGCGATCCTGGGGCTGCTCATCGGGGTTCCTGCGCGAAGGGTTGGAGTTTGGGGCTGGGTTTAGACATCCGATCAAGATCTGTCGGGCCACGGGGATGGGGGATGTTGGGGTTGGATTCGTTCGACGGGAGACTCACGCAGGGACGTGCACCCACTCGTCATCCCCGCCGGTTTCCTGGGCCGCGGTCATGCCCTCTCGTCGGTGTCGAAGGCGCGTGTTCCAGCAACCGCCCGCCACAAACTGTGACTAAACCTCGGAGGTGCCGATTTTCTGAAGGACACTGCttggggcgcggcggaggcggaggcggcgccatgcagtgggacgacgacccggaaCTGGCGGACATCGGCCCGCAGTCCATCTACAAGGTGGTCCGAGCTCTGAAGAAGGACGACCACGGCGCTTACAACtgcctcgcgtccgtcgtcgccgacgcatcgttcgtccgcgacgtgTGCGCTCGGTACCCGAACCTGCCGGTGTTCGCCAACCTGCGCTGCGGGCTGTGGTACGTGGAtccggagacgcgcgggcgccggacGAGGACaggcgatgacgacgacgacgacgaccgcggcgcacgaTCGGACGCATCGCTCGCGGCATCGGACGCGGTCGGGACGTGCTACTTCAAGAGCACCGACGGCCACTGCAACAACTGGAGCttcagcgcgacgcggctcaacctgcacgtcgccgaggcggcggcgacgagcggcgggtgCGTCGTGGTGGACGCCACGAGGTCCAGCACGAAGCGGTTCCCCGACTCGCTCTCGAAGACGATCCCGGTGTGGGCGGAGACGCTGTCCcgggcggtcgcgcggcgccgaggcgagccCATCGACGACCGCATCGATTGGCGCGCGGGACCGCACCTGCCCGTCTGGGTCGGCGATAACGAGCGCAACAGCATCGCAGCCTTGATGCCGGCGTTCGAGGAAACCCTCGAGGGGgtgttcggcgacggcgctcccgacgacgccctcgcgtccctcgcggctaAACTCGCCAAGCCCCTTCGGTGCGTGTGGGCGTCGAGGGAAAACGCGACTTCGTTGCCGTGTCTCGGCGCAGGGGGACGTTCGAAATGGGACGGCGACTTCGTCCCGCTCGTGCTGGTGACGGCGTCCGAGCCCATGGCGCGGCACGGCGAGCGCAGGTCGGGTGCGGACGGCGCCCCGTACGCGTAcgtgccgggcgcgggcgacgacgaggagtccTGGTCCAGGGGACTGACCCCGAGCGTTTTTTGGCAAAACTCGACGGAGATATTACACGCCGGGCCCCGAgggtgcgccgccgtcgtggacCGCGTCGTGACGAGGACGCACTCACTCGGGGGGGACGAGGGTCACGAACGAGCACGGGTCACGAACAAAGGGGGTTTGGGATACGAACCGGCGGGCGGTGGGGACGATTcgtctcgcctcgcgccgaaGGGGTGCGCGGAGGTTGGAGCTCGAACGGCGCCCCCCGGGGAGACGCCGCTTCGAGCCGGGGGCGTTCGAttgctcgacgcgttcggcgtctcgctcgcgctcgggtcggccgcggcgctggcgacggaggcggcgtgggagcgcgtcgacgcggtgctgTACGTGGGCGAGGATACGCCGCCTTTACCCCCCGGGTGGGCGAACGAGGAGAGCCTTCGCGAGCCGGTTGGCGAAAAAACGAGCGAAGACTCTCAGAGAGCGAAAGCGCCCCGGGGGTACCCTAAGCCGTTTAAGCACGTGCCGATGCGTtacgccaaggcggcgcggcgcgacgtcgcggacgggtTGGACGCGTGCCTGCAGTTCATTcgatcgaacgcgcgcgggcggacgcTGGTGGCGTGTAAGGACGGCGTGGACCACTGCTGCggcgtggcgacggcggcgctggtTGACGCAAGTATGTCGGGtgaggaggcgggggcggtgagcaaggaggaggtgaggcggaggctggcggacgtcgcgcgcgcgcacccggAGTGCAGGCCCAGCCGGGGGACGCTGAAGCAGGTGTTCAACCGGATGTTCGAGATGCGGCGATAGTCGGGGCTGGATAGTTATTAGTCGGAGGATGTCATCGAAGTTGCCTGTCACGTCAAACGAGAAGCGTGTCCCGTCTGCCAGTCATTTGGCTGTCGTGTTCGGCTGTTCGGCGCTAACGACCCGCTGGGAGgcactcgccgaggcgcccgaCTAGCGGGCGGCACCCATGGGGGCGTGCGATGGGTACTGCTGCGTGGCCAAACGATTCGACAGGCCCTTCAGGTTgcccgtcgcgcgatcgtccgATCCCGATCGCGCGGCTGAGGCGCGCGATACTTCCGCGTCGGAGCCGGGGCGGTCCGCCTCCCACGAGGATTGCGATGGGGGAGCCGAcggggccgccgcgacggccccGTCGGGTGCGGACGAGCTGACCGCGCGGttcgccgggctcgcgctcatcgaggacgacgacgacagcggcgaggaggagaccgaggaggaggaggccgccgcgaggtcccgGCTgatcgagctcctcgacgccgtgcccgctgacgacgggggcgggggcgaccgggacggcgtcggtggcggggCGCGACATCGCGGATCTGCTCGGTGCGACACCGCGTCGCTGCGGGCCTTCGCGCGCGACACCCTGCCCCAACTCGTGCATCtctcgcaccgccgcgagagGCACTGCAGGGTCATGCTGCAGCACCgcaacgcggacgcgctcgcctgGCGCCTCCacgacctcctcctcgccgggtcGGCATCTTCCACCGAGGGGGCTCCCTCGGACCCCTCGAGGCGCGAAGACGgatcgcgcgagctcgcgtcgctcctcgTGCACAAtctctccgtcgcggcgtcctccaaggaaccgcgcgacgaggatcgCTTCaaaacccgcggcggcgccggtgacgacgacgacgacgacgacgacgacgacgacgacgccaaaggcgacggcgacgacggcgaaaaGGCGCCGATGCTGTCGCTCGTCAACCACCCCACGTGGGAGGGGATCCTCCGGGCGctcttcgacgacgtggagcgGCTCGTCAGCACccgcgagagcgccgcgactGGAGGCATGCGAAccgtccggcgcgagcgacgcgcgcgcgctcgcgccgacgaccccgcgGGATACGAAGCGTGGGTCGACGAGCGTAAACGCGGGTTCAACGACGGCGCTTCGGTTTCCGACTTTGaatccgacgccgacgacgacgccgacgacgacgcccccgaccgCGATGCCCCCGAGGACCACGACGCGCTGTGCCGCGGGAGGTTGGGCACCGTGGtgggcgcgctgctcgcggcgatggagcccgacagcgcgaggccgaggcttctcgcgatggacgggggcgggtttTTCCGGCGGGTgtttcgcgcggcggcgaagatctTACCGGCgcggcacggcgacgcgtccctgGACGCTGTCGGCGTGATGCACAGGTTGCTGTGGATCCgaccggacgcgacgacgacggagcggGAGACGCTGATGCGGGCCCTGGtggacatcgacgaggcACCCGTCGGTTCCTCGAGAacggagacggagacggaAATGGGTTCCTCGACGGAGACGCGAGTCGGGGGtgccggggacgggcgcgacgggacgcCATCGTGCGACCCGAGGgggcggtggacgtggagccgcgaacgcggctacgagaacgcgccgcgacgagcgacgggCGATGGAACCGGGCGGAGCGACCCGGC from Micromonas commoda chromosome 11, complete sequence includes these protein-coding regions:
- a CDS encoding predicted protein is translated as MSATTDEIIEKMKTLTLLEASELVKQIEETFGVDASAPAGGMVMAAGPAAAAEEAAEKTEFDLVITDVDASKRIAIIKVVRGLTSLGLKEAKDAVTNLPFTILEGKTKGEVEEAMKELEAGGAKCEMK
- a CDS encoding predicted protein, giving the protein MASDRQDERRPLIGRVDGSGAPLDPSSPRALEEGAGGPHRRATPAGSTACARVTMCAIAAMGLIAAAYHGLNHHHPATAALLGLGDAPAGTPGLLGRERAEARIDERRATARLARVDARRAERARAVHDTARTVATRADSHAEGDSNDSCRIIFYYHVPKTGGGSIVRYFGEMRGVDVIRYESTKYITPEMGEIYTWNSATADDHWDRYVLPRALKPGNHLVVEHWGRPGMVEMERKLADLRARAAAANCEVMTSTTLRDPIDRDVSDDVFRRMRGGGDAGIDYLGDEQTRFLLLNSERARDGVAPRDLYGDHRARVEAEGALRAAMRTLRDDFDVVATIADLEAQKDAFVDFLFGAKANKGEGSDEASATEDEDDREEAAKVSSAVVSLLSQPLARVHAIDYEKEGVDDARMRALRTKFERSNDLDKQLYRLAAEMSANDPRLAKHRQAPRR
- a CDS encoding predicted protein; its protein translation is MQWDDDPELADIGPQSIYKVVRALKKDDHGAYNCLASVVADASFVRDVCARYPNLPVFANLRCGLWYVDPETRGRRTRTGDDDDDDDRGARSDASLAASDAVGTCYFKSTDGHCNNWSFSATRLNLHVAEAAATSGGCVVVDATRSSTKRFPDSLSKTIPVWAETLSRAVARRRGEPIDDRIDWRAGPHLPVWVGDNERNSIAALMPAFEETLEGVFGDGAPDDALASLAAKLAKPLRCVWASRENATSLPCLGAGGRSKWDGDFVPLVLVTASEPMARHGERRSGADGAPYAYVPGAGDDEESWSRGLTPSVFWQNSTEILHAGPRGCAAVVDRVVTRTHSLGGDEGHERARVTNKGGLGYEPAGGGDDSSRLAPKGCAEVGARTAPPGETPLRAGGVRLLDAFGVSLALGSAAALATEAAWERVDAVLYVGEDTPPLPPGWANEESLREPVGEKTSEDSQRAKAPRGYPKPFKHVPMRYAKAARRDVADGLDACLQFIRSNARGRTLVACKDGVDHCCGVATAALVDASMSGEEAGAVSKEEVRRRLADVARAHPECRPSRGTLKQVFNRMFEMRR
- a CDS encoding predicted protein, producing the protein MLSASTFEKFRFTGGRAVAAASVSRKREGSPLTPPQPPRARAKPDDEVSDDPSVRQHPYIAPAPARWRERYAPACEACEAARVPCVHHPEVPLKLLIIGHNPSEHSWGSGWSYSNPSNNFWKLLAKGRIVPEDWTKEDCPRLPGDLGIGFTDAGTVPGNDAGAYNRATMKKWRSDLYARLRGHVARCADASGDEDARVGHRSSMSIASRHGPDVVAFSGKRQYAQLFDAVPSRVDAGRQPPESLPPGWPLCPERTEVWVMPSSSGRAAMTREAREGPWVELGTRLATIPWPRAEYRGAELSD
- a CDS encoding predicted protein, with product MTAAQETGGDDENPDEQPQDRRARPPLPSLEEKTPAGLIRRFFSVQERRAASYNRFHEGFDSHLSGAMGAGDYGRLCGEITREMAALSLEALAVEEALNAASLESPAACIRVVQLGEKAKLRMTCTLQVLKKSHSERRWSWQRTTEEAEEAEAAAAAMAASAHANEAAIREENSSSNAGSTGGLGRLNPGWANGNFRARCDVPEHAAFGGFRCGCGERNDAEHAPEPTEEEYDGACAEATRELENAVTGINDALEELRQELADLLEDDE